Below is a genomic region from Brassica oleracea var. oleracea cultivar TO1000 chromosome C9, BOL, whole genome shotgun sequence.
TTGTTTTGTTTTGGGTTTATTCAAATGTAAGGATCTTTGTGTTGATGATTGTTGTTTCTTAGAAGAGCAATGAGCAATTATTCAGCCGGACTCGGTAAGCCTGGCTCAGGTAATGAACAATATTAGTTTCTTGATTTTACATGTTCTCTAGGTAATGATAAAATGATATTTAGGTTTCTGATGATTAGGTTGCGTGTTTAACAGGTAAGAGGAGAATAAGAGACCTTTTGAACCAGCCTGATAACCGAGTCTGTGCTGACTGTGGCGCTCCTGATCCTAAATGGGCGTAAGTTCATCAACCCTCAAGCCTCCTTCGGTTTCAACATTGAATGCTATTAAACCTTTTAAAGCCATTTGTCATGTCTAATCAAGTTTATATGTGCTTGTGTCTTTAGTTATGCATCTTTGTGTTTAATTCTTTATCAGATCAGCAAATATCGGAGTGTTCATTTGCTTAAAATGTTGCGGTGTGCACAGAAGCCTCGGCACTCACATCTCAAAGGTGATATTAGCTTTTATGTATATATGAACCTCTTCTTTGTTGTATGTACTCATATATATATAGTTTTTGGTTTTATCCAGGTCTTGTCTGTGACACTAGATGACTGGTCAGATGAGGAAGTCGACTCCATGATTGAAATAGGAGGAAATGCTTCTGCTAATTCAATCTACGAAGCTTTTGTACCTGAAGGCAGCTCTAAGCCTGGTCCTGATGTTAGTCATGACCAGCGTTTGAGATTCATCAGGCAAGCTTATTCTACAAGAAGACAAAGTCTTATCTTTGTTTCTTGATGAGTTAGTTCCTCAAAGATCTTGAAATCTTTTTTTTTCTTTTTTTTGTTTAGGTCAAAGTATGAACTCCAAGAATTTCTGAAACCAAGTTTGAGGATAACATCAGGGAAAACTACCTCAACAAAGAAACCACCATCTTTTCTTAGCTCAAGTCTTTCTACAAAATTCATGGATAGTTTTCGCACAAATTCATCATCAAAGAAGATTGTAAAACTTCTAATAACTTGCAATCTGTTTTCTTAAAACAGTTTCTTTCTTGATATAATCTTCTTGATGAGATATATATACATTTTTGATAGTTTGAAGAAGGAATGGTAGAGTTTATTGGATTGTTGAAGGTGACTGTCAAGAAAGGTACTAACTTAGCAATCAGAGACATGATGTCAAGTGATCCTTATGTTGTCTTGAATCTTGGGAAGCAAGTAAGTGTATCTCTTTTTGACTGTTTATTGTTTACTACTCTGCATCTATGGCCTTTTGTGTATCTTTAAGATCTTCGTTGATTGTTCAGAAACTTCAAACAACAGTTGTGAATAGTAACTTGAATCCGGTATGGAACCAAGAGCTCATGCTGTCTGTTCCTGAGAGCTATGGTCCAGTGAAATTGGTAAAGCCTATTATCCTAAGCACCTTTGCTATCTGACAAAAGCTGTTATATATATATATATATATATATCTTATGGGTTTGTTTGTGTGTTTATTGCAGCAAGTGTATGATTATGATACATTCTCTGCTGATGACATAATGGGAGAAGCTGAACTTGACATCCAGCCTCTGATAACATCTGCAATGGCATTTGGGGATCCTGAGATGTTTGGGGACATGCAGATTGGGAAATGGCTGAAGTCGCATGATAATCCGCTAATAGATGACAGCATCATTAACATTGTTGATGGGAAAGTGAAGCAGGAGGTTCAGATCAAGCTTCAGAATGTAGAGTCTGGAGAGTTAGAGCTGGAAATGGAATGGCTGCCACTTGAACAATAATACTAATAATAACGCAGTAGATTCCATTTTATATATGAACACTTTATACAGTTTGCAATACATTCTTTTGTTCTTTTCTTGGAACATTTTTGGTCTCTGATTTCTTTTCACAAGAAAGTGTTTGTTTGTAATACTCTGTCTCTTGATATCTTACAGAGTTACGCATTTTGATGGGACTTAAAACAAACTATTGATTGAATATGAGCAACTCTTGAACTGGAAAATAACCAATTATAGGAGCTAAAGAGTCACTTGAGACGTGAGTTTTGAGAAGTACACTACCAAAACTATCTGCTGCTAATTAACAAACAATCACTTGAGATAAAAAAAAAAAAAAAAGACCTTATAGCTAATTTCAAATTCTTTACAACACATCCTACTCGGTAACAAGAGTTGGAACTAAGATGGTACCAATGGTCTTTCAAGCCAAGAAAACACGTGAACGATGAATAAGTCGAACCATTCTCCCCCTGATGCCACTAACAAACTAGCAATCATATAAGAATTGAAGAAACATACGAGGATAAAAAAGCAAAAGACCACACACATTCCAGCGAAGATGAGACGCTGCTGATCTGGAGGGATGCCTTCCTTATCCTGAATCTTGGCCTTGACGTTATCAATCGTGTCTGAGCTTTCAACCTCCAGGGTGATGGTCTTGCCGGTAAGGGTCTTCACGAAGATCTGCATACCTCCACGCAGACGCAAGACCAAGTGAAGTGTAGACTCCTTTTGGATGTTCTGCCGTCTTCAAGTTGCTTGCCGGCAAAGATCAACCTCTGCTGGGATACCCTCCTTGTCTTGAATCTTGGCTTTGACATTTTCAATAGTAACTGAACTCTCAACCTCCAAAGTAATGGTCTTTCCCGTCAAAGTCTTAACGAAGATTTGCATACCACCACGAAGCCTGAGGACGAGATGCAAAGTTGACTCCTTTTGGATGTTGTAGTCAGCGAGAGTACGCCCATCTTCAAGCTGCTTACCGGCAAAGATCAACCTCTGCTGGTCCGGAGGAATACCCTCCACCTCGAGGGTGATGGTCTGTCTTCACGAAGATCTGCATCTGTTATTCACCAAAAGCCCAAGATTAATAATCTAAATTGGACAAAAAAATCTACGAGTTCAAGGCAATTCTTGAAGAAACCCTAATCGAAAACCTAGATCGACGCATCTATCGAATTCAAATAAGAAGAATCAATCGCGATCACATCTGACCGAAGAAACAGTAATCTACCTTGATCGTAGTTCGCGATTTGAGATGATTGTTTTTTTTTTTCTTCCGGATTTTGAGAAACTGAAATTGTGACTGTGAGAGAGAAGAGGTCTTTGGGTTTAGATTTATAGTAAAGGATGAAGAAAACTCGTTCGCGACGAAGCTGTGTCGGCGAAGCTATAACGAGTTATTATTTGACACGTGTCCGAGTAGACCAGAAAAATGTCAAAGCTCTCGTCTCTCCTAGATGGCCGTGTTTTTTTTTTTTTTTTTCTAAAAAAGATGAAAAATAATCTCAAGAATCATCTAACTGAAAACCATGTTTCTATGGCCTTTGTGTGTTTTCGATCCCCCATGAGGCTTAGGCTTGAAATTCGGTTTCTGACTAATTTGTCAATGCATCGAATCAAAGCAGAATGACTGTTTGGGGCTTCAACACGTCTTCTTCCGTTCCTCTCATTCCAGATGGTAGAGAGTGCTGCTTGAAACACATATTTGATTCGAAAGAGCCGAGCTTGTTCCTGGTCTGCTTTGTTAGGAGCCGAATGATCTCTCCCCATTCAGTGGTTTGTAATCCAAAGATAGGAGCTTATGGGTAAGGCTCTTCCAAACTTCCTCCGAGAATTTACAATTGAAAAACAGATGGTTTCGTGTTTCAGTGAGGTCAGGACAGAGACTGCAGACTGTTGAAACGCCTGTGTGCCATAGGGAAATTCTATCTCCTGTGGGTAATATGTTCAAAAGCACAACCCAAGCTGTGAAAGAGTATCGAGGGGTATTGTAGGGGAACCAAATCCCGCGATACCAGTCAACCTTTGTGCGTGTTGGCCGAATTAGTTTTCATGTATCCTTGGAGCTAAACTCTGTTTTAAATCATCTCATGTTTTCCAAAGTCTCACATCCTCACTCTGAGTTAAACCTGTCGTGCGAACATACATAATCTCTTCTTCAATTACGTTAAACACGTTTTCCCTATGCCTTCGTCTACGGTGGGACACCACTACCTTCTCCACTGTGTCATTCAGTCTGATTCCCATATCAATTGTTCCACGACCATTGGTTTTGTCTATTAGTCTACCATGAGAAGACCAAGTATCGAACCAGAAGTAAGTAGAACGACCATTGTTAACATTTATTCTCGTAAGAGTAGCTGCCTTGGCTCTGTACTTTAAAACTTTTTTCCACGTCCAAGACCCGAGAGAGCTTCTTTCCTTGACTGACCAGAAAGAGTTCTTGTGTATCAGATATATGTTTATCCACTTGACCCATAATGATGAAGGAGATGAGATGATTCGCCATACTAATTTTAAACACGCAACATCATTGGCTTCCTTGATTGACCGCAGACCCAAGCCTCCCTCCTCCTTGGGTTTACAGCAATCCTTCCATGAAACCTTTGCTTTGTGTGTATTTAACTCTGGGCCAGACCATAAAAAAGTTGAACATAGTCTGTCAATTTCTTGTATACATTTCCTTGGTAGCCTAAAAGCTGAGATCCAGAAATTGGTTAAGCTATGGATCACTGACGCAATCAACTGTAATCTCCCCGCAAAGGAGAGAAAACGAGCTGTCCAAGAGCTGATTCTTGTGTGGATTCTCTCGATGAGCGGAGTGTAATCGTGGACAGTCATCTGTTTTGTCATCAGTGGTAACCCAAGGTAACGGATAGGGAGATCACCAGCAGCAAAAGTAAAATGGCTTAGTACCTCCTGCTTAGCATCATTTCTAAGGCCGGCTAAGTAGAGCGTTGATTTTTCCATACTGATATGCAGACCAGATGCCTCTGAAAACCTCTTGAAAACCTCAAGGATTCCATCAATTGACTGTCTCTGGCCATCTGAGAAAATAAGTAGATCATCTGCGAAGCATAGATGAGTGATTTTTAAATCATGGCAGTAGGGATGATAACCAAATTTCCTAGTAGTCGCAGCTCTGTCTAGCAGTTTCGACAGGACCTCCATACATATAACAAACAGGTAGGGGGAAAACGCACATCCTTGGCGAAGCCCTCTCTTGCTATTTAAATAGCCTGCTAACTCTCTATTTACCTGTACCGAAAAAGAGGCAAGAGAGAAGCATTTGTCGATCCATATTATATAATCTCCAGGAAAACCGAGAGCCGTTAGAACAGATAGTAGGAAAGGACATTGTACTGTGTCATAAGCTTTTGATATGTCGATCTTAATCGCACACCTCGCAGATACTGCACTCTTATGGTAGCTCTTAACTAATTCTGATGCCATTAGAACATTCTCCATCAACAGTCGATCTTTGACAAAAGCGGACTGATTTGGAGAAATAAATTTAGGCAGAATCAGTTTCAAACGGTTGGCTAAGATTTTCGAGATGACCTTATATATGACATTGCAGCAGGATATGGGCCTGTAGTCTTTCGTAGTTTTAGAATCTTTCTTCTTCGGCATCAAGGCCAAAATCGTTGAGTTTATCCCCTTTGGCAAGAAACCAGTTTTGAAAAAAGATTTGACAGCGATGACAAAATCCTCTCCAACAATATCCCAAGCCGCCTTATAGAATTCACAAGTGAAACCATCAGGTCCCGGGGATTTATTGCTTGCCATTGCAAACAGCACATGTTTGATCTCCATCGTTGTGACTTCATGAATGAGAAGGTCTCTATCTGCCTCTTCACACTGGAAACGCATTAATCTTTTGAGCTCATCCACTTCCATTCCTCTGTTACTATCAATGTGTTTAGCCAGAAAACCTTGAAAATAATCAACTGCCTCTGCCTTAATATCCTCCTGCGTTGTTAAGACTGTGCCATCTTCCTTTTGTATCTCTTTAATTGGGTTCTTAGCTGCTCTGATCTTAGCTGAGTTGTGGAAACTTTTATTATTCCCGTCGCCAACCTTACACCAGTGCATCTTTGCCTTTTGGCTCAATACCATCTCTTCAATGGATGATAGTAACTGCCATTTATCAAAAGCCCGGGCTTCTTCCTCCAGCAAGGAAGGAGTAGGGTTAGTCATCACATCTGTCTGATATCGACACAGAATATCAAAAGCTTCCTTCGTTCTCTTTGTAATATCTCCCACGGTGTCTCTGCTGAACTTACGCAGAGCAGGCTTAAGGTTCTTTAGTTTCTTAGACAGATGAAATAAGGCAGATGTCGAAGGATGGAGTGGAACTGTATTGCCCCTATAGTTTGCTATCAGTGGGAGGAAACTCGGGGATTCCACCACAGCATTTGTAAATTTGAAAGGGCGCTTTGGTTTTGGAGGTGTTGGCTGGATTTGAAACCTACAGCGCAAGTGATCAGAGCAACCACCAGCCTCAAAAACACAATAAGAATGTGGATATTTGGAACTCCACACGTCATTAACCAATGTCTGATCTAGCTTCTTCCGGATTAGATCATCTTTTCTCTTGTTACTCCAGGTTAAGTGAGGTCCATGAGCTTTCATGTCCAGCAGGGAACAATATCGGCGCATATCTTGAAACTCTCTCATGCCCGTAGTGACAGATGGTGCATTAATACCAGAGTACTCCTCCAAGTCCAAAATTTCATTAAAATCACCCAGCACTAACCATGGCTTATCTTTAAACAGCGGTAAGTTTTGGTGGTCTTTTAGATCATTCCAAAGCTCTCTTCTCTCCTCAGGAAAATTGGAAGCATAGAAAAACGAGCAAAATAACTCCTCTTCCATCCCTTCCAGTAACACTGAGCATGTAATAAGCTGATTTGACTTAAAACAGGGCGTAACCCGGACCCCCGGGATCCAAACCACCCATATTCTTCCAAGTCTATGGTTCTCATAATTTGATATTGTTGACCAGTTTCGGAAAATAGACGAAACAATCCTCTCTGCTCTGTTTTCCTTCACTCGAGTTTCTATTAAACATCTGAACTTCATACATCCCTTTTTGATCCAATCTCTCACAACTGTATGCTTCTTTTTTTATTAAACCCTTGGATGTTCCAGTAGAAACCCGACATTAGTTATTTTTCCTGGTCGACTTTTTGTTCATAAGACTGTGATCGCAGTCGTTAGTCTTTTGAACAGTTGAGTTTGACACGAGTTTGTGATTCTCTTTGGAAAGACGCGGTAGAGATGGCCGAGTCGTACCACCTACCTTGGTAATAACATCCTTCTCTTGTGGAGAGAAAATCTTTGCCGGAACTTCATCCTCTTGGGAATTATCTTCCTGCTGCAATCTTGCTGCATTACCAACATGTTCCTGCTGCATTATTTCTCCTTCTTCTTCTTCTTCCTCTGAGCTTAAAATTGCAAAACGTGGATAGGGTGGAGACCTGTCCCAACTCAAGCACTTTTACTTTTTCTGGAGATTTACTTATTTTGGTGGGCGTCAACCACTTCTCCTCATTCCTACCATCATTCTCTGCTACAGCCACAGTGTTGACCTCCTCTGTAGCTACCACAGTGTCTGTGGCGGTTTGATCTACATGCTCGAACTCTACCATGTGAGCTTGTTCTTCCCCATTATCTGCCATTACCAAACTATTCTCCGGTGACAGTAGTTTTTCAACCTTATCTACATCATCTTGTTTCGCATCTAACTGTTTAGATACTTCCGGTTCCTTCTGCTTTGAGCAGACCCTTTCCATGTGTCCCCATTTACCACATGTAGCGCACTTAGTGGGTAACCATGGATAGGTGAAATCAATCATAGTATCTTTCCCCTAGAATTTGAAATTCATGGAACGCGGGAGATCCTTTGTAAGGTCAGCTTTGACAAAGATTTATGGCCGTGCTTTTTTTTCCTTTTTCTTATTTTTTTTCTTTTTTAATTTCCTTTCAATTTATGAATTCAAGAGCTTCTAAATCATATTTTGTGAATTTAACATATTTTGTACCTAAATATCATATTTTCTAGAGAAAATTTGGAGAAATATATTTATATGAGATTTTAATTTGAAAAATACACCATTACTTATATTTTTTTTAAACTACATTTTTTTTGTATATGTGAACTAACTAGATTGCAGTTTGAATATTAAAAATTATTATCAGAATTTTATATTATAAATTATTTGATATTAACACTAATTTCAACAAAAATAGATTTCTCAAAACAAAATCTTAATAATATCTACACAATATCTAATCTATTAATTTAGAATCCTATTTTTTATCTATTTAAAAATTGTCATTTTTTTGTCAACAAAAAATTGTTATTTAAATTTGGGCATATTCACCTCTCACTAGAAAAATAAAACATTCATTATAATTAGATTAACAATGCAAAATAACTTCCTCATCTTAATAAAAAGAATATTCGACTACCCATAATAGAATCTTCACTTTCATATGTTCTAACATTTATCTATCGTATTAAAACTGAAGTACATTTTGGTACTGTTTGGAAATATGGATAACATGATAAATGAAAATTGTTTGGAAACATGGATATCATATTAAATATTTCCTTTTATTTACACATTTAGCCATTATATTTACGATAAATTAATCACTTTCTTTTAGTATTTTTTTATTTACAGATTCTGCCACTACATTTAAAATCAATTTAAGTTAATTAATTACAATGTTTGTTGTTTCTTTGTGGTAAAATAAAAACATAAACTAAAATATATAGCATGTATTATATAAAACAATTTTTTAAAATATTTTATTATCCTATTTAGTTTAATCAAATATAAAAATTTCGAGAGTTCAATTTTTAAGGAAACAAATATCATAAAATTAATAATAATTCATAGAAAAATAATGCAAAAAATTAAAATTTTTAGTATGTGGTTTCATTTTAAAATAAATTAACTACAAATAAAAGAATGACTCCTCTTAACTAAAGTAGTAGTTAAAATAGGAAACTAAAAATCGGGTCATATTAAAAAAGTTTTCTTTCTTTCTTTCAATAGTACTCCAATGCATTTCGCCCTCGAAATCAGAATAAATATATTTTCTAACCCTCTCTTTAAAATCTTCTCTATTTGGGCACATCTCAGCGTCATAAACTTTGTTTTCACACCGGAAACATTATTATCAAACATCTATATTATAAGATAATATATTTTACTCTATATGTAAATTACAAAACATAATAAATATACATAAGATTTTATTATAAAACCACTGGTTTATGAGTTTAAATTGAACACAAGTAAAATCAAACACTCGTGCGTAGAGGCGCAGATCAAGTCTTAGTGCGTGAATTATATTTAAATCTTCACAGTTCATTAATACGACTGTGCATAATAATTCTTTACATTATATTATAATTGATACAAACATTTACACAATACTTATTCACACATTTCATTTGTTTCTGTTGTAAATTATTCTCCGATGAGATTTATATGTAGAGAAATGTTTATATATATTAAATTATTGTATTCTTTTGTTGGAGAGGAAAATAGAACAAGAGCAAAGTGACTTTCTTCACATTTCTAATAATTATTACAAGTGACATGAAGTCACTATATATAGGGGAGAAGGTCGGTCATTTCTTACCGATTTAACACAAGATGACAAAATTATAAAGATCAACATTATCCTTTAATGGATAATCACAAATATATTATTTTCTAACACTCCCCCTTGATTATCCATTTTTGCATTACGTATTGGCTCGTTAAAAACCTAGTCGAAAAACCCAATGAGACAAAAACCATGAAAAGGGAAAAAGAGTGCACTGCCATAATCTCCCCCTGATAATAGTGGACCTAGCTTTCTCGTCACAAGTCATGTAAATGCCGCATTCCGATACTAGACGTATTTTCGAAACGTTGTAGTGGGAAGAGCCTTTGTGAACAAGTCAGCCGGGATTGTCGCATGACCGTACATATTCGATGTCCACTTCTTTATTTTTCTCGAGTTCTCGTATGTATGAGAAAAATCTTGGAGGAATGTACTTCACTCTAGTTATAGCTTTCTTTGAGTTGAGCGGCCCACACCGAATTATCTTCAAATATTTTCGTCAGCTCTTTCTCGTTAACTATTCCGCTTGATTCTTGTATGTGGTGACTCATTGACCGAAGCCACACATATTCTCGACATGCTTCGTGAAGCGCAATAGTTTCTGCATGATTTGAAGATGTCGCAACCAGAGTTTGTTTCTGAGAACGCCAAGAGATCGCGGTTCCACCAATTGCAAAACCATATCCGGTTTACGTTCGACTTTTTTAATGGCATGTATCTGAAAAACCATACCAAACTAGGGGTTTCTAGGATAAACCAATTCTGAATCAATACGTACCTTGGAGAGAACTGACATGTTCTCGACGCCATCCTAATTTCTATAAATAGGAAATGAGATGTATCTTGCAAAGACATTAGTGTCTAAAAGTATATTTAATCAAATACACCTCGCAAGATATATAAGCTCACATATGCTTTATTACCATTAGCATCTCCAAAGTACTTATTTATGTAAGATTTTACCAGGATCTTTTAAACATCTCTTTCAACATCGAGAGATCTATTTACCATTTGAGTACTCAAAGGAGTTGCTTTATTCATACAAAAGCGTTTCAATAACCTTTTTGTATGATTTGATTGATGCACAATTATTCTCTCGGAAATGCTCTATCTGGAGCCCAAGACAAAACTTTGTCCTTCCGAGATCTTTCATTCCGAACTCCTCTTTCATATGAGTTCAAGCAACATCAACCTCCTTTTGAGTTCCAATTATGTTCAGGTCATCTACATATACATCAATGATCACAAAGCCATATGGCAATTTCTTTATAAAAACGCATGGACATATCGCATTATTCACATATCCTACTCAAAAGATATTCACTTAAGCGATTGTACCACATGCNNNNNNNNNNNNNNNNNNNNNNNNNNNNNNNNNNNNNNNNNNNNNNNNNNNNNNNNNNNNNNNNNNNNNNNNNNNNNNNNNNNNNNNNNNNNNNNNNNNNNNNNNNNNNNNNNNNNNNNNNNNNNNNNNNNNNNNNNNNNNNNNNNNNNNNNNNNNNNNNNNNNNNNNNNNNNNNNNNNNNNNNNNNNNNNNNNNNNNNNNNNNNNNNNNNNNNNNNNNNNNNNNNNNNNNNNNNNNNNNNNTATATCGTGTTACTTTTCTCACGAATACCCACTTATACCCAACAAGATTTATATTCTCAGGCGTTATGACTATAGGTCCAAAGACATTCCTTTTATTTAGTGAGAATAATTAAATTCGAATGGCCTTCTGCCACTCCTCCCAATCATGTCTTTTAACATTCCAAAATGGACCTTGGATCGGGATCATCATTTTCATGATCGATATATTTGGACACAAAAAAGGAGAACATTCCATCAACATCTTTTATCTAACTTTTCATTTAGAGGATAGTTGATGGAAATCTCATACTTTTCTGTTCTCTTCTCGTCATCTGAATCATCTTTATTTGGTTCGTCTTGAACCTTTTCATCTATGCCTTCTTTCAGACATTTTCAGTATCAGGTTCTTCTGGAATCTTTCCACTTATGCCTTCTTTCAGACATCTTTCAAGNNNNNNNNNNNNNNNNNNNNNNNNNNNNNNNNNNNNNNNNNNNNNNNNNNNNNNNNNNNNNNNNNNNNNNNNNNNNNNNNNNNNNNNNNNNNNNNNNNNNNNNNNNNNNNNNNTAGAACCCGCTAGTCTCCCCCTCTTTAACTGAACCCTAGGCTCATTCATTTTGTCACCATCAGTTTGTTCTTTAGGAACATCAACTCTTGATGGAACATTTTCAGCGGGTATATCATGTCGTATCTGTGAACACATTTGGTAACTGGTTTGCCAAATTATGCAAATGCACAATTTCTTGAATTTCAAGCTCTCTTTGATTCGTATGGGATCAAGGTGTAACAACGACTATGTACACCATGTAATCTCTTTAGGAATTTTTCTAATTCATCCCCCTAACGCTGGAAATTCATCCTCATTAAATGGCAATCGGCGAACCGTGCCATAAACATATCACCAGTTACCGGTTCAAGATACCTTATATACGGCTTGTTCTAACTCTTTCAGAGTTTTATACATTCTCAAGAGCATCTTTAACTCTCCAGGGACTTCTAAATATCAAGATACGACTTGTCCTGCCAGACATATCATTATATTGCATCTAGTTTAAATTTTCTCCAGTGACCTTGGAACAAGCCGTTTTTCATACCTCAAGATCATCTTTAATTTCATTCTCTGGAGAAATATATACCTTGGACTTTTGGTCCAAAAATCTCTAGTTTTTCTAACGAGCTTTATATCGAATTGATGGCCAATCAATTCACTCTACCCTCATACATAGAGGTAGATTCATAATCCTTATTTATATAGCGCTTTTTCATTTTATTGTCGACAATTTATTTTCTTTTTGGT
It encodes:
- the LOC106317862 gene encoding probable ADP-ribosylation factor GTPase-activating protein AGD13, with the translated sequence MSNYSAGLGKPGSGKRRIRDLLNQPDNRVCADCGAPDPKWASANIGVFICLKCCGVHRSLGTHISKVLSVTLDDWSDEEVDSMIEIGGNASANSIYEAFVPEGSSKPGPDVSHDQRLRFIRSKYELQEFLKPSLRITSGKTTSTKKPPSFLSSSLSTKFMDSFRTNSSSKKIFEEGMVEFIGLLKVTVKKGTNLAIRDMMSSDPYVVLNLGKQKLQTTVVNSNLNPVWNQELMLSVPESYGPVKLQVYDYDTFSADDIMGEAELDIQPLITSAMAFGDPEMFGDMQIGKWLKSHDNPLIDDSIINIVDGKVKQEVQIKLQNVESGELELEMEWLPLEQ